The following proteins come from a genomic window of Miscanthus floridulus cultivar M001 chromosome 2, ASM1932011v1, whole genome shotgun sequence:
- the LOC136540659 gene encoding uncharacterized protein, whose translation MRYMIRLHFAASNNVAEYEALVNGLQIAIELGVRRLDVRGDSQLVVDQVMKESSCHDPKMKAYCAMVRRLENKFDGLELNHVARKFNEAADELAKMASARTPAPPNVFTRDLHKPSVDYASATEEDPSAEPTAGLEAPSAAETPPAEPEAMAIDEEPPKTDQGTDWRVPLLDRLVRGEFPADRTEARRLARRAKTYVLCDGELYRRSPSGILQRCITTEAGQSLLQDLHAGVCGHHAAPRTLVGNAFRQGFYWPTAVADATKLVRTCEGCQYYARQTHLPAQALQTIPITWPFAVWGLDIFTGRKFLTFCDDHHIRVAWAAVGHPRTNGQVERANGMILQGLKPRIFNQLKKFGKKWLAELPSVIWSLRNT comes from the exons atgcgctacatgatccggcttcacttcgccgcctccaacaatgtcgccgaatacgaggccctcgtcaacggcctgcaaatcgccatcgaacttggagtacgacgtctcgacgtacggggtgattcgcagctcgtcgtcgatcaggtgatgaaagagtcaagctgccacgaccccaaaatgaaggcgtactgcgcgatggtacgtcgtctggagaacaagttcgacggtctcgaactcaaccacgttgcacgaaagttcaacgaggccgcggacgaactggcaaagatggcgtcggcacggaccccggcccctccgaacgtcttcaccagagacctccacaagccgtccgtcgactacgcctcggcgacggaagaggacccatcggccgagcccaccgcagggctcgaggccccctctgccgccgagaccccgccagccgagcccgaggcgaTGGCGATTGACGAAGAGCCTCCCAAgaccgaccaaggaacggactggcgagtccctctccttgatcgcctcgtccgaggagagtttcctgctgacagaaccgaagcccgacggcttgcgcgacgcgccaaaacttacgtcctctgcgacggcgagttatataggcgcagcccatctggtattctccaacgatgcatcaccaccgaggctggccaatccttacttcaggacttacacgcgggagtctgcgggcaccacgcggcgcctcggacgctcgtaggtaacgccttccgccaaggtttctattggccaacagcggtggccgacgccacaaagctagtacgcacctgcgagggatgccagtactatgctcggcagacgcacctcccggcccaagccctccaaaccatccccatcacatggccattcgctgtgtggggactggacat attcaccgggcgcaagttcctaacgttttgcgacgaccaccacatccgggtggcctgggcggccgtagggcacccaaggacgaatggccaagtagagcgtgccaacggcatgatcctacaaggccttaagccaagaatattcaaccagttgaagaagtttggcaagaaatggcttgccgaactcccgtcagtcatctggagcctaagaaatacc
- the LOC136535701 gene encoding uncharacterized protein has translation MDRRVSLATRSVRVLIPDQLPTLFEPQKSVMTPHVRATVVGDEDDAPPPERRLTMLALQLAVLEKAASRLGTLGFIWATVVLLGGFAITLGQTDFWCITTLLLVEGARILGRSHELEWQHETTGRAPVSWAVGRVFHWLQLLSASSCAALSLVRLVHQRYGGSEEARVNRHSALDIFYGLALAEALLFLVEKALWEWRVGHHRLLERVAKDCHLATACRAVAVRRFFYDSYSRCLNGSIFDGLHMDLVSYADDLLTAGSHDEQRLGASILAALVESDRFADATLRKIGTSGPAIERLIEMLSWKNASEKDVRRSAAVVVFMLTGRKVNALRVTGIPGAMESVASLLYADFDELNLLGLSILNKLARDHDNCDKIGKTRGLLDKIISYSGIIANGPATGPPTDMRLKAVKQSLRVVKRLASTTGTTGKVLRRELSDIVFTVSNVREVLQQQHDEKDVSELHRLAIEILTNLAMDEEAREMIGGTGGVLSTLVAMFLPEKQEAAPDRHKDAVRVEAGEALAMLALDSRRNCGAIIMAFGGGVERLVEALSDPVVVISAARILRNLCTYAGDEWQLTLRGVTAGATKVLRSIMVEKTKLLNISLGLAAQMFRFMQPGELRASLATAGVTDTALARTLVLVLREYSRPSLEVPRIRLYTLELAIALMRSDARFVSLFVELGMEAEQRRVAETTSGLERFNVFSGSVGLSRRAVSVGSLVDSAMELMSQQQACTSRSQIR, from the exons ATGGATCGCCGCGTGAGCCTTGCCACCCGGAGCGTGCGCGTGCTGATCCCCGACCAGCTGCCGACGCTGTTCGAGCCGCAGAAGtcggtgatgaccccgcatgtCCGCGCAACCGTCGTTGGCGACGAAGACgatgcgccgccgccggagcgccGGCTGACCATGCTGGCGCTCCAGCTCGCGGTGCTCGAGAAGGCGGCCAGCCGGCTCGGCACGCTGGGCTTCATCTGGGCCACGGTCGTGCTGCTCGGCGGCTTCGCCATCACGCTGGGCCAGACCGACTTCTGGTGCATCACCACCCTGCTGCTGGTGGAGGGCGCCCGGATCCTGGGACGCAGCCACGAGCTGGAGTGGCAGCACGAGACCACGGGCCGCGCGCCCGTGTCGTGGGCCGTCGGCCGCGTCTTCCATTGGCTGCAGCTGCTGTCCGCGTCCTCCTGCGCCGCGCTCTCCCTCGTCCGCCTCGTCCACCAGCGCTACGGCGGCAGCGAGGAGGCCCGCGTCAACCGCCACTCCGCGCTCGACATATTCTACGGCCTCGCGCTCGCCGAGGCCCTGCTGTTCCTCGTCGAGAAGGCGCTGTGGGAGTGGAGGGTGGGCCACCACCGCCTGCTCGAGCGCGTCGCCAAGGACTGCCACCTCGCCACCGCCTGCCGCGCCGTCGCCGTCCGCCGCTTCTTCTACGACTCCTACTCCCGGTGCCTTAACGGCAGCATCTTCGACGGCCTGCACATGGACCTCGTATCCTACGCCGACGACCTGCTCACGGCGGGCTCGCACGACGAGCAGCGCCTCGGCGCCAGCATCCTAGCGGCGCTCGTCGAGTCCGACCGCTTCGCCGACGCCACGCTCCGCAAGATCGGCACGTCCGGACCCGCCATCGAGCGCCTTATCGAGATGCTCAGCTGGAAGAACGCCTCGGAGAAGGACGTGCGCCGCTCTGCGGCGGTCGTCGTGTTCATGCTCACTGGAAGGAAGGTCAACGCGCTCCGCGTCACCGGCATTCCCGGCGCCATGGAGTCCGTGGCTTCCTTGCTCTACGCCGACTTCGACGAGCTCAACCTCCTCGGGCTGTCCATCCTCAACAAGCTAGCGCGCGACCACGACAACTGCGACAAGATCGGGAAGACTAGGGGCCTTCTCGACAAGATCATCTCCTACTCGGGCATAATAGCAAACGGGCCGGCGACGGGGCCGCCGACAGACATGCGCCTCAAGGCGGTGAAGCAGTCGCTCCGCGTTGTGAAGAGGCTGGCGAGCACGACGGGGACCACCGGAAAGGTGCTCCGGAGGGAGCTGTCTGACATTGTGTTCACCGTGAGCAACGTCAGGGAGgtgctgcagcagcagcacgaCGAGAAGGACGTGTCCGAGCTGCACCGCCTGGCGATCGAGATACTGACGAACCTCGCCATGGACGAGGAGGCGAGGGAGATGATCGGCGGCACGGGGGGTGTGCTCAGCACGCTGGTGGCGATGTTCTTGCCGGAAAAGCAGGAGGCAGCGCCCGACCGGCACAAGGACGCTGTCCGGGTGGAGGCCGGCGAGGCTCTGGCGATGCTGGCGCTCGACAGCCGCAGGAACTGCGGCGCGATCATCATGGCGTTCGGCGGAGGTGTGGAGCGGCTGGTCGAGGCGCTGAGTGATCCCGTCGTCGTCATCAGCGCCGCAAGGATCCTGCGCAACCTGTGCACCTACGCTGGGGACGAGTGGCAGCTTACACTGAGAGGAGTCACCGCCGGCGCCACCAAG GTGCTGCGCAGTATCATGGTGGAGAAGACGAAGCTCCTCAACATCTCCCTCGGCCTCGCGGCGCAGATGTTCCGGTTCATGCAGCCTGGGGAGCTCCGGGCGAGCCTCGCCACGGCGGGCGTCACGGACACAGCGCTGGCGCGGACGCTGGTGCTGGTCCTGCGGGAGTACAGCCGCCCGTCCCTGGAGGTGCCGCGCATCCGGCTGTACACGCTGGAGCTCGCCATCGCGTTGATGCGGTCGGACGCGCGCTTCGTGTCGCTCTTCGTGGAGCTCGGGATGGAGGCCGAGCAGAGGCGCGTCGCGGAAACCACCTCCGGCCTCGAGCGCTTCAACGTGTTCTCGGGCAGCGTCGGGCTCAGCCGCCGCGCCGTCAGCGTCGGCTCGCTCGTCGACTCCGCCATGGAGCTCATGAGCCAGCAGCAGGCCTGCACATCACGGTCACAGATACGCTGA